The following proteins are co-located in the Mus caroli chromosome 7, CAROLI_EIJ_v1.1, whole genome shotgun sequence genome:
- the LOC110298602 gene encoding olfactory receptor 13A1-like, translating to MVDLVLSMMTLNLNQTEVTEFVLEGFSEHPGLRLFLTGCFLSLYMMALMGNILIIALVTSSTGLHNPMYFFLCNLATMDVICTSSVIPKALVGLVSEENTISFKGCMSQLFFLACSASSELLLLTVMAYDRYVAICFPLHYSSRMSPQLCGALAMVVWFIGLVNACVHTGLMTRLSFCGPKVITHFFCEIPPLLLLSCSPTYVNSILTLMADAFFVGINFMLTLLSYGCIIASILRMHSAEGKRKAFSTCSSHLIVVSVYYSSMFCAYISPASSYSPERSKVTSVLYSILSPTLNPLIYTLRNKDVKLALGRILASFSR from the coding sequence ATGGTGGACCTGGTGCTCTCCATGATGACGTTGAATCTCAACCAGACAGAAGTGACAGAGTTTGTGCTGGAAGGGTTCTCAGAGCACCCTGGTCTAAGATTGTTCCTGACGGGCTGCTTCTTGTCCCTCTACATGATGGCTCTAATGGGCAACATTTTGATCATCGCTTTGGTCACCTCCAGCACAGGGCTTCACAATCCGATGTACTTTTTCCTGTGCAACCTGGCCACCATGGACGTTATCTGTACCTCTTCTGTGATTCCTAAGGCCTTGGTTGGCCTAGTGTCTGAGGAAAACACCATCTCCTTCAAGGGATGTATGTCCCAGCTCTTCTTCCTTGCATGCTCAGCAtcctctgagctgctgctgctcacagtcatggcctatgaccgctatgtggccatctgctttCCCCTGCACTACAGCTCTAGGATGAGCCCACAGCTGTGTGGAGCCCTAGCCATGGTTGTATGGTTCATCGGTCTTGTGAATGCATGTGTCCACACTGGTCTGATGACACGTTTGTCATTCTGTGGTCCCAAGGTCATCACCCACTTCTTCTGTGAGATACCCCCACTCCTCCTGCTCTCCTGTAGTCCTACATATGTGAATAGCATTCTGACTCTTATGGCAGATGCCTTTTTTGTAGGCATCAACTTCATGCTAACCTTGTTGTCTTATGGCTGCATCATTGCAAGCATCCTCCGCATGCATTCTGCTGAGGGCAAGAGGAAGGCTTTTTCTACCTGCTCATCCCACCTCATTGTGGTCTCTGTGTACTATTCATCTATGTTCTGTGCCTATATCAGTCCTGCTTCCAGCTACAGCCCAGAAAGAAGCAAAGTTACCTCAGTGCTATACTCGATCCTCAGTCCAACCCTCAACCCCCTCATCTATACACTGAGGAACAAGGATGTCAAGCTTGCCTTGGGCAGAATATTGGCCTCTTTCTCACGTTAA
- the LOC110298586 gene encoding olfactory receptor 13A1-like, which yields MMLLSLNQTGVTEFVLEGFSEHPGLRLFLIGCFLTLYMMALMGNIVIIALVTSSTGLHNPMYFFLCNLATTDVVCTSSVIPKALIGLVSEENIISFKGCMAQLFFLAWATSSELLLLTVMAYDRYVAICXPLHYSSRMSSQLCGALAVGVWSISAVNASVHTGLMTRLSFCGPKVITHFFCEIPPLLLLSCSSTYINSVMTLVADVFLGGINFMLTLLSYGFIIASILRMRSAEGKRKAFSTYSSHLIVVSVYYSSVFCAYISPASSYSPERSKFTSVLYSIVSPTLNPLIYTLRNKDVKLALGRILASFSH from the coding sequence ATGATGTTGTTGAGTCTCAACCAGACAGGAGTGACAGAGTTTGTGCTGGAAGGGTTCTCAGAGCACCCTGGTCTAAGACTGTTCCTGATAGGCTGCTTCTTGACCCTCTACATGATGGCTCTAATGGGCAACATTGTGATCATTGCTTTGGTCACCTCCAGTACTGGGCTCCACAatcccatgtactttttcctgtGCAACCTGGCTACCACGGATGTTGTGTGCACCTCCTCTGTGATTCCCAAGGCCCTGATTGGCCTAGTATCTGAGGAAAACATCATCTCCTTCAAGGGATGTATGGCCCAACTCTTCTTCCTTGCATGGGCAACATCCTCAGAGCTGTTGCTGCTCACAgtcatggcctatgaccgctatgtggccatctgctNTCCCCTGCACTACAGCTCTAGGATGAGTTCACAGCTGTGTGGAGCCCTGGCCGTGGGTGTATGGTCCATCAGTGCTGTGAATGCATCTGTGCACACTGGCCTGATGACACGGCTGTCATTCTGTGGACCCAAGGTCATCACCCACTTCTTCTGTGAGATACCCCCACTCCTCCTGCTCTCCTGTAGTTCCACATACATTAATAGCGTTATGACACTTGTGGCAGATGTCTTTCTGGGAGGCATCAACTTCATGCTAACCCTGTTATCTTATGGTTTCATCATTGCCAGCATCTTGCGCATGCGTTCTGCTGAGGGCAAGAGGAAGGCCTTTTCTACATACTCATCCCACCTCATCGTGGTTTCTGTGTACTACTCATCTGTGTTCTGTGCCTATATCAGTCCTGCCTCCAGCTACAGCCCAGAAAGAAGCAAATTTACCTCAGTGCTATACTCGATCGTCAGTCCAACCCTCAACCCTCTCATCTATACACTGAGGAACAAGGATGTCAAGCTTGCCTTGGGCAGAATATTGGCCTCTTTCTCACATTAA